Proteins from one Panicum virgatum strain AP13 chromosome 7K, P.virgatum_v5, whole genome shotgun sequence genomic window:
- the LOC120642432 gene encoding dol-P-Glc:Glc(2)Man(9)GlcNAc(2)-PP-Dol alpha-1,2-glucosyltransferase-like isoform X2 has translation MGRLVVAAAVAGWAIPIAALVNSVVPEPYMDEIFHVPQAQQYCHGDFLTWDPMITTPPGLYYVSLAYIASFFPVAWMFRVADTFDVLCSTAALRSTNVIMAMVCAVLFHDLLLCIRPGIGERKATTYAILVALYPVHWFFSFLYYTDVASLAAVLAMYLFCLKKKFWISAMFGSFSILFRQTNVIWIIFFAANESISYIQDLYPKDNVSHENIEATHQSNKVVSGRDTKTVAQGLRRRRINSPISKNVVVSESSKLYNNEVWDICLKLWNSKCEVLIAFAPFAFVMVAFVAFIIWNGSIVLGAKEAHVVSPHFAQFLYFGLVSAAALLPWHFTPSQILDLFHLSGKNKTCSFLAILMGLGLSFIAVHFFSIAHPYLLADNRHYTFYIWRKVIQVNWMMKYMLIPLYLYSWFSIINILGKSQTRVWVLSFVLSVALVLVPAPLIEFRYYTIPFVILVLHFPVIDNGKLLALGLLYVAADLFILVMFLFRPFHREHEPGTQRFMW, from the exons ATGGGAAGGCTGGTtgtcgcggcggcggtggccggatgGGCGATTCCGATCGCGGCTTTGGTGAACTCGGTCGTGCCAGAACCATACATG GATGAGATCTTCCATGTTCCCCAGGCACAGCAGTATTGTCATGGAGATTTCTTGACGTGGGATCCCATGATCACCACCCCTCCTGGCCT GTATTATGTTTCACTAGCATATATTGCTTCTTTCTTTCCTGTTGCTTGGATGTTTCGGGTAGCAGATACATTTGATGTACTTTGCTCCACAGCAGCTCTCAGATCAACTAATGTTATAATGGCAATGGTCTGTGCTGTTCTTTTTCATGATCTGCTTTTGTGCATCCGGCCAGGAATTGGAGAGAGGAAGGCAACTACCTATGCTATTCTTGTAGCATTGTATCCTGTTCACTGGTTCTTCAGCTTTCTTTATTACACTGATGTCGCATCATTAGCTGCAGTTCTTGCAATGTACCTGTTCTGCTTGAAGAAAAAGTTCTGGATCAGTGCAATG TTTGGTTCTTTTTCAATACTTTTTCGTCAGACAAATGTAATATGGATTATATTTTTTGCTGCCAATGAATCTATCTCATACATTCAAGATTTGTACCCCAAGGACAATGTTTCTCATGAGAACATTGAAGCAACACATCAGTCAAACAAAGTAGTGTCTGGAAGAGATACCAAAACTGTTGCTCAAGGTTTGAGAAGGCGGCGAATTAATAGTCCCATAAGTAAGAATGTGGTTGTTTCTGAATCTAGTAAACTGTACAACA ACGAAGTTTGGGACATCTGCTTGAAGTTATGGAATTCGAAGTGTGAAGTTTTGATTGCCTTTGCACCATTTGCATTTGTCATGGTGGCATTTGTCGCATTCATAATTTGGAATGGCAGCATAGTACTAG GTGCTAAGGAAGCTCATGTTGTTTCACCCCACTTTGCACAGTTTCTGTACTTCGGTCTAGTTTCAGCTGCTGCCCTCCTACCATGGCATTTCACTCCCAGTCAAATATTGGACTTGTTCCACTTGTCTGGAAAGAATAAGACCTGTAGTTTTCTGGCAATATTGATGGGTCTTGGTTTAAGCTTCATTGCTGTACATTTCTTCAG CATTGCTCATCCGTACCTTCTTGCTGACAATAGACACTATACCTTCTATATTTGGAGGAAGGTTATCCAAGTTAACTGGATGATGAAGTACATGTTGATTCCACTATATTTGTACTCATGGTTCTCAATCATAAACATCTTAG GGAAATCGCAGACGAGGGTTTGGGTGCTATCATTTGTTCTGTCAGTTGCGCTAGTTCTTGTACCTGCTCCTTTGATTGAATTCAGATACTATACGATTCCATTTGTCATACTGGTTCTTCATTTTCCAGTAATTGACAATGGCAAATTGCTTGCTCTGGGGTTACTCTATGTGGCTGCTGACTTGTTTATCCTGGTGATGTTTCTGTTCCGACCATTCCATCGGGAACACGAGCCTGGGACGCAAAGGTTTATGTGGTAG
- the LOC120642432 gene encoding dol-P-Glc:Glc(2)Man(9)GlcNAc(2)-PP-Dol alpha-1,2-glucosyltransferase-like isoform X1: MGRLVVAAAVAGWAIPIAALVNSVVPEPYMDEIFHVPQAQQYCHGDFLTWDPMITTPPGLYYVSLAYIASFFPVAWMFRVADTFDVLCSTAALRSTNVIMAMVCAVLFHDLLLCIRPGIGERKATTYAILVALYPVHWFFSFLYYTDVASLAAVLAMYLFCLKKKFWISAMFGSFSILFRQTNVIWIIFFAANESISYIQDLYPKDNVSHENIEATHQSNKVVSGRDTKTVAQGLRRRRINSPISKNVVVSESSKLYNNLTDEVWDICLKLWNSKCEVLIAFAPFAFVMVAFVAFIIWNGSIVLGAKEAHVVSPHFAQFLYFGLVSAAALLPWHFTPSQILDLFHLSGKNKTCSFLAILMGLGLSFIAVHFFSIAHPYLLADNRHYTFYIWRKVIQVNWMMKYMLIPLYLYSWFSIINILGKSQTRVWVLSFVLSVALVLVPAPLIEFRYYTIPFVILVLHFPVIDNGKLLALGLLYVAADLFILVMFLFRPFHREHEPGTQRFMW, from the exons ATGGGAAGGCTGGTtgtcgcggcggcggtggccggatgGGCGATTCCGATCGCGGCTTTGGTGAACTCGGTCGTGCCAGAACCATACATG GATGAGATCTTCCATGTTCCCCAGGCACAGCAGTATTGTCATGGAGATTTCTTGACGTGGGATCCCATGATCACCACCCCTCCTGGCCT GTATTATGTTTCACTAGCATATATTGCTTCTTTCTTTCCTGTTGCTTGGATGTTTCGGGTAGCAGATACATTTGATGTACTTTGCTCCACAGCAGCTCTCAGATCAACTAATGTTATAATGGCAATGGTCTGTGCTGTTCTTTTTCATGATCTGCTTTTGTGCATCCGGCCAGGAATTGGAGAGAGGAAGGCAACTACCTATGCTATTCTTGTAGCATTGTATCCTGTTCACTGGTTCTTCAGCTTTCTTTATTACACTGATGTCGCATCATTAGCTGCAGTTCTTGCAATGTACCTGTTCTGCTTGAAGAAAAAGTTCTGGATCAGTGCAATG TTTGGTTCTTTTTCAATACTTTTTCGTCAGACAAATGTAATATGGATTATATTTTTTGCTGCCAATGAATCTATCTCATACATTCAAGATTTGTACCCCAAGGACAATGTTTCTCATGAGAACATTGAAGCAACACATCAGTCAAACAAAGTAGTGTCTGGAAGAGATACCAAAACTGTTGCTCAAGGTTTGAGAAGGCGGCGAATTAATAGTCCCATAAGTAAGAATGTGGTTGTTTCTGAATCTAGTAAACTGTACAACA ATCTTACAGACGAAGTTTGGGACATCTGCTTGAAGTTATGGAATTCGAAGTGTGAAGTTTTGATTGCCTTTGCACCATTTGCATTTGTCATGGTGGCATTTGTCGCATTCATAATTTGGAATGGCAGCATAGTACTAG GTGCTAAGGAAGCTCATGTTGTTTCACCCCACTTTGCACAGTTTCTGTACTTCGGTCTAGTTTCAGCTGCTGCCCTCCTACCATGGCATTTCACTCCCAGTCAAATATTGGACTTGTTCCACTTGTCTGGAAAGAATAAGACCTGTAGTTTTCTGGCAATATTGATGGGTCTTGGTTTAAGCTTCATTGCTGTACATTTCTTCAG CATTGCTCATCCGTACCTTCTTGCTGACAATAGACACTATACCTTCTATATTTGGAGGAAGGTTATCCAAGTTAACTGGATGATGAAGTACATGTTGATTCCACTATATTTGTACTCATGGTTCTCAATCATAAACATCTTAG GGAAATCGCAGACGAGGGTTTGGGTGCTATCATTTGTTCTGTCAGTTGCGCTAGTTCTTGTACCTGCTCCTTTGATTGAATTCAGATACTATACGATTCCATTTGTCATACTGGTTCTTCATTTTCCAGTAATTGACAATGGCAAATTGCTTGCTCTGGGGTTACTCTATGTGGCTGCTGACTTGTTTATCCTGGTGATGTTTCTGTTCCGACCATTCCATCGGGAACACGAGCCTGGGACGCAAAGGTTTATGTGGTAG
- the LOC120642432 gene encoding dol-P-Glc:Glc(2)Man(9)GlcNAc(2)-PP-Dol alpha-1,2-glucosyltransferase-like isoform X3, with the protein MFRVADTFDVLCSTAALRSTNVIMAMVCAVLFHDLLLCIRPGIGERKATTYAILVALYPVHWFFSFLYYTDVASLAAVLAMYLFCLKKKFWISAMFGSFSILFRQTNVIWIIFFAANESISYIQDLYPKDNVSHENIEATHQSNKVVSGRDTKTVAQGLRRRRINSPISKNVVVSESSKLYNNLTDEVWDICLKLWNSKCEVLIAFAPFAFVMVAFVAFIIWNGSIVLGAKEAHVVSPHFAQFLYFGLVSAAALLPWHFTPSQILDLFHLSGKNKTCSFLAILMGLGLSFIAVHFFSIAHPYLLADNRHYTFYIWRKVIQVNWMMKYMLIPLYLYSWFSIINILGKSQTRVWVLSFVLSVALVLVPAPLIEFRYYTIPFVILVLHFPVIDNGKLLALGLLYVAADLFILVMFLFRPFHREHEPGTQRFMW; encoded by the exons ATGTTTCGGGTAGCAGATACATTTGATGTACTTTGCTCCACAGCAGCTCTCAGATCAACTAATGTTATAATGGCAATGGTCTGTGCTGTTCTTTTTCATGATCTGCTTTTGTGCATCCGGCCAGGAATTGGAGAGAGGAAGGCAACTACCTATGCTATTCTTGTAGCATTGTATCCTGTTCACTGGTTCTTCAGCTTTCTTTATTACACTGATGTCGCATCATTAGCTGCAGTTCTTGCAATGTACCTGTTCTGCTTGAAGAAAAAGTTCTGGATCAGTGCAATG TTTGGTTCTTTTTCAATACTTTTTCGTCAGACAAATGTAATATGGATTATATTTTTTGCTGCCAATGAATCTATCTCATACATTCAAGATTTGTACCCCAAGGACAATGTTTCTCATGAGAACATTGAAGCAACACATCAGTCAAACAAAGTAGTGTCTGGAAGAGATACCAAAACTGTTGCTCAAGGTTTGAGAAGGCGGCGAATTAATAGTCCCATAAGTAAGAATGTGGTTGTTTCTGAATCTAGTAAACTGTACAACA ATCTTACAGACGAAGTTTGGGACATCTGCTTGAAGTTATGGAATTCGAAGTGTGAAGTTTTGATTGCCTTTGCACCATTTGCATTTGTCATGGTGGCATTTGTCGCATTCATAATTTGGAATGGCAGCATAGTACTAG GTGCTAAGGAAGCTCATGTTGTTTCACCCCACTTTGCACAGTTTCTGTACTTCGGTCTAGTTTCAGCTGCTGCCCTCCTACCATGGCATTTCACTCCCAGTCAAATATTGGACTTGTTCCACTTGTCTGGAAAGAATAAGACCTGTAGTTTTCTGGCAATATTGATGGGTCTTGGTTTAAGCTTCATTGCTGTACATTTCTTCAG CATTGCTCATCCGTACCTTCTTGCTGACAATAGACACTATACCTTCTATATTTGGAGGAAGGTTATCCAAGTTAACTGGATGATGAAGTACATGTTGATTCCACTATATTTGTACTCATGGTTCTCAATCATAAACATCTTAG GGAAATCGCAGACGAGGGTTTGGGTGCTATCATTTGTTCTGTCAGTTGCGCTAGTTCTTGTACCTGCTCCTTTGATTGAATTCAGATACTATACGATTCCATTTGTCATACTGGTTCTTCATTTTCCAGTAATTGACAATGGCAAATTGCTTGCTCTGGGGTTACTCTATGTGGCTGCTGACTTGTTTATCCTGGTGATGTTTCTGTTCCGACCATTCCATCGGGAACACGAGCCTGGGACGCAAAGGTTTATGTGGTAG